A single window of Triplophysa rosa linkage group LG2, Trosa_1v2, whole genome shotgun sequence DNA harbors:
- the ranbp1 gene encoding ran-specific GTPase-activating protein, with product MADTKAAQDDPETPTDTVEESNHDPHFEPIVSLPEQDVKTLEEDEEELFKMRAKLYRFASENDPPEWKERGTGDVKLLRHKERGSIRLLMRRDRTLKICANHHIMPSMELKPNAGSDRAWVWNTLADFADEQPKPELLAIRFLNAENAQKFKMKFDECKEEAQKSLEGSVNSPNKVAEKLEELSVNDGKTKSSEDKKEEVEKEEKEEKKTGEEEKK from the exons GCAGCACAAGATGATCCCGAAACACCCACAGATACTGTAGAAGAGTCCAACCATGACCCTCATTTTGAGCCCATAGTCTCACTTCCTGAGCAGGATGTCAAAACTTTAGAGGAGGACGAAGAGGAACTTTTCAAAAT GAGGGCAAAGCTGTATCGTTTTGCCAGTGAGAATGACCCCCCTGAGTGGAAGGAACGTGGAACAGGTGATGTCAAACTCCTTCGGCACAAAGAGAGAGGTTCCATCCGCCTTCTCATGAGAAGAGATCGCACTCTCAAAATCTGTGCCAACCACCACA TTATGCCGTCGATGGAGCTAAAGCCCAATGCTGGTAGTGACAGGGCCTGGGTGTGGAATACACTTGCTGACTTTGCAGATGAACAACCCAAACCAGAGCTTCTGGCTATCCGATTTCTCAATGCAGAGA ATGCACAGAAGTTCAAGATGAAGTTTGATGAATGCAAAGAGGAGGCCCAAAAGTCTCTAGAGG GTAGCGTTAACAGTCCAAACAAAGTGGCAGAGAAGTTGGAGGAGCTCTCTGTGAATGATGGCAAGACAAAGAGTTCAGAAGATAAAAAAGAGGAGGTTGAAAAGGAAGAGAAGGAAGAGAAGAAAACAGGGGAGGAAGAGAAGAAATGA